The Sediminispirochaeta smaragdinae DSM 11293 genome has a segment encoding these proteins:
- a CDS encoding pyridoxamine 5'-phosphate oxidase family protein: MTKSQFLIEIESLLEDAKTAILATVDRDGSPRMRWMTPAILKDRAGAIYAVTSLDFDKRRQLEANASVQWMFQTRGLDRIAYADGKANLIENASMRAEVLEEIGSKLGVFWKLNADAGSLVVVETIIERGRSFLPMTGESRIVDFS, encoded by the coding sequence ATGACAAAATCGCAGTTTCTTATTGAGATCGAATCACTCCTTGAGGATGCAAAAACGGCTATCCTTGCAACGGTCGATCGGGACGGAAGCCCGCGAATGCGCTGGATGACCCCGGCGATTTTGAAAGATCGCGCCGGCGCCATCTATGCGGTTACCTCACTCGACTTCGACAAAAGACGCCAGCTGGAGGCGAACGCCTCGGTTCAGTGGATGTTTCAAACCAGGGGACTCGATCGTATCGCCTATGCCGATGGGAAAGCAAACCTGATCGAAAATGCCTCAATGCGAGCCGAAGTCCTCGAAGAGATCGGTAGCAAACTTGGTGTTTTCTGGAAGCTGAACGCGGATGCAGGAAGCTTAGTCGTTGTCGAGACCATCATAGAGCGGGGGCGCAGCTTCCTGCCCATGACGGGAGAATCGAGAATCGTCGATTTTAGTTAA
- a CDS encoding helix-turn-helix domain-containing protein, giving the protein MVPDKSTIGRNIRSYRKACGLSQASLGEKVGVSYQQIQKYENGASSISAFQLGRIAEILAVPIDCFFHLDTESGAEAPPAYSSEIGDEFLRVSQDERKLLLRYREIKTPLIKKYLQNHMNAIRELERNLDEE; this is encoded by the coding sequence ATGGTCCCCGATAAATCGACGATTGGGCGCAACATACGTTCCTATCGCAAAGCCTGCGGCCTCAGTCAGGCGAGCCTCGGAGAGAAGGTTGGCGTTTCATATCAACAAATCCAGAAATATGAGAACGGAGCATCTTCGATCTCGGCTTTTCAATTGGGACGTATAGCGGAGATTCTGGCCGTGCCTATCGACTGTTTCTTTCATCTTGATACGGAAAGCGGCGCCGAAGCACCACCTGCCTATTCGTCTGAAATTGGCGATGAATTCTTACGGGTCAGTCAGGACGAACGGAAACTGCTGCTTCGATATCGGGAAATAAAAACCCCTTTAATAAAAAAGTATCTTCAGAATCATATGAATGCCATACGGGAACTCGAACGTAATTTAGACGAGGAGTAA
- a CDS encoding RnfABCDGE type electron transport complex subunit D has translation MSNNEKRKPFMQKQPPMISVVQALIPLCFAAVYFFGWRFLLVLALVNGAGILAEYLLARAYGMKVTSSILVTSFLFALSLPPTVPLWIAVVGIVFGVVFGKMVFGGFGRNIFNPAISGRAFIYISFGVPMTGRFVPPVGGAVGGFAHWLTKTDALSSATPLVSQAAGTKIPLSNLFFGNVAGSFGETCALLIILGGVYIVWKKVANWRLILSSILAFLLLEGALYVSGVAGAIDPISSLFSGSFLFAAVFMITDPVSASQTTNTGRWLYGAIFGLLTVLIRVFAGWPEGVTFAILFANMFAPLIDYLLKEHNKRVKEAKA, from the coding sequence ATGAGCAATAATGAAAAGCGAAAGCCATTCATGCAAAAACAGCCTCCGATGATCAGTGTCGTCCAGGCACTGATTCCGCTCTGCTTTGCAGCAGTCTATTTTTTCGGATGGCGTTTTCTCTTGGTGCTGGCTCTGGTAAACGGAGCAGGGATCCTTGCCGAATATCTGCTTGCCAGGGCTTATGGTATGAAGGTAACGAGCTCGATACTCGTTACCTCCTTTCTTTTCGCCCTTTCCCTGCCGCCGACCGTTCCCCTGTGGATTGCCGTTGTGGGAATCGTTTTTGGAGTCGTTTTTGGAAAGATGGTCTTTGGCGGATTCGGACGAAATATCTTTAACCCCGCTATCAGCGGCCGAGCTTTTATCTACATTAGTTTCGGTGTGCCAATGACCGGACGCTTTGTTCCTCCCGTCGGAGGAGCAGTCGGCGGTTTTGCTCATTGGCTTACCAAAACCGATGCCCTTTCGAGCGCCACTCCCCTGGTAAGCCAGGCGGCCGGAACGAAGATTCCCTTGTCCAACCTTTTCTTCGGCAACGTTGCCGGAAGTTTCGGTGAGACTTGTGCTCTTCTTATCATTCTCGGGGGAGTCTATATCGTCTGGAAAAAGGTGGCGAATTGGCGTCTGATTCTCTCTTCGATACTTGCCTTTCTTCTTCTTGAAGGCGCTCTTTACGTTTCCGGCGTTGCCGGAGCCATTGATCCTATATCCTCGCTTTTTTCCGGCAGCTTCCTGTTTGCCGCGGTCTTCATGATCACCGATCCCGTTTCTGCAAGCCAGACAACCAATACCGGTCGCTGGCTTTATGGGGCCATCTTCGGTCTTCTCACCGTGCTTATCCGGGTCTTTGCCGGCTGGCCCGAGGGGGTGACCTTTGCAATTCTCTTTGCGAACATGTTTGCTCCTCTCATCGACTATCTCCTCAAGGAACACAACAAGAGGGTGAAGGAGGCAAAGGCATGA
- a CDS encoding FMN-binding protein, whose protein sequence is MKKEGTFALRIYPVLFMALLTVLFITVVSGIYLSTKDLVEMNETLSRKKAVLYAAGIDFPDGNSEKIQEIYTNRVREIGTIDGRPAYFEILTDGSVSGYAAYVSGAGLWGQIVAIFGFGKDLKQFTGVEFIEQNETPGLGARITEPWFKEQFRGKSGPFTLVGEGTATGPGQLDAITGATRTSTAILRISNKAPEVAEEVIASNGGEH, encoded by the coding sequence ATGAAAAAAGAGGGAACCTTTGCCTTGCGAATCTATCCGGTACTTTTTATGGCCCTTTTGACAGTGCTTTTTATCACCGTCGTCAGCGGCATCTACCTTTCGACAAAAGATCTTGTAGAGATGAACGAAACCCTGAGCCGAAAAAAGGCGGTTCTCTATGCCGCAGGTATCGATTTCCCGGACGGAAATTCAGAGAAAATTCAGGAGATCTATACAAATCGTGTTCGTGAGATCGGAACTATCGACGGTAGACCAGCCTATTTCGAGATCCTTACCGACGGCTCGGTAAGCGGCTATGCCGCCTACGTTTCCGGTGCAGGCCTCTGGGGACAGATCGTTGCCATTTTCGGTTTCGGAAAGGATCTGAAGCAGTTTACAGGAGTGGAATTCATCGAACAAAACGAAACCCCGGGCCTTGGCGCGCGTATTACCGAGCCCTGGTTCAAGGAGCAGTTTCGGGGAAAATCCGGGCCCTTTACCCTTGTCGGTGAAGGGACTGCCACCGGACCTGGGCAACTTGATGCCATTACCGGAGCGACAAGAACCAGCACGGCCATCTTGAGAATTTCCAACAAAGCCCCGGAAGTGGCCGAAGAGGTCATCGCTTCGAACGGAGGGGAGCATTAA
- a CDS encoding NADH:ubiquinone reductase (Na(+)-transporting) subunit D, translated as MVKGKLKKTFTDPLGKNNPVFAQILGICSTLAVTNKLENTVVMTLGVVFTTTLSSFVISLIRKWIPSRVRMMAETLIIASFVIIVDITLRAYMPDIWKQLGPYVGLIITNCIIMGRAEAFALNNSPGLSLIDGLASGIGYSYVLIIVAIFRELLGTGSLWGIKILGSWWTNWSIMIMPPGAFFMLAILIWVVKGAIIPEKEEAKK; from the coding sequence ATGGTAAAAGGAAAACTAAAAAAAACATTCACCGACCCTCTCGGAAAGAACAATCCCGTATTTGCCCAGATTCTGGGTATCTGTTCGACCCTCGCGGTAACGAACAAGCTGGAAAATACCGTGGTTATGACCCTCGGGGTCGTTTTCACCACAACCCTTTCCAGTTTTGTGATTTCGCTTATCCGGAAGTGGATACCTTCCAGGGTCAGGATGATGGCGGAGACCCTCATCATTGCAAGCTTTGTTATCATCGTTGATATTACCCTGCGAGCCTATATGCCTGATATTTGGAAGCAGCTTGGTCCCTACGTCGGGCTGATTATTACCAACTGTATCATCATGGGGAGGGCGGAAGCCTTTGCCTTGAACAACTCTCCGGGGCTGAGCCTCATCGATGGTTTGGCTTCGGGGATCGGTTACTCATACGTTTTGATCATCGTTGCGATCTTTAGGGAGCTTCTGGGAACGGGGTCGCTTTGGGGGATCAAGATTCTCGGTTCATGGTGGACAAACTGGTCCATCATGATCATGCCACCCGGTGCCTTTTTCATGCTTGCGATCCTTATCTGGGTCGTAAAGGGGGCAATTATTCCCGAAAAAGAGGAGGCCAAAAAATGA
- a CDS encoding NADH:ubiquinone reductase (Na(+)-transporting) subunit E — MSGSLYPVAILFAAIFTNNILLTNYLGMCSFLSVSRELKTSVGLGVAVTFVMASTSVLNWLVYNKILIPLELEYLRFIVFIIVIAAFVQIVEMVIERVSETLYAALGIFLPLITVNCAILGVSLFMVIREYSFIESFTFGLGSGIGWFLAILAMAGIRQKLKKARVPKGLEGPGITLIITGMMAMAFMGFSGMINIG; from the coding sequence ATGAGCGGTTCCCTGTATCCTGTGGCGATCCTCTTTGCAGCGATCTTCACCAACAACATTCTCCTTACCAACTATCTCGGTATGTGCAGCTTCCTCTCGGTCTCCCGGGAGCTGAAGACCAGTGTGGGCCTAGGAGTCGCCGTTACTTTTGTAATGGCTAGCACCAGTGTTCTGAACTGGCTTGTGTACAATAAGATCCTGATTCCTCTTGAGTTGGAATATCTTCGCTTCATCGTCTTCATCATCGTGATTGCCGCATTTGTTCAGATTGTCGAGATGGTGATCGAGCGCGTTTCCGAAACCCTCTACGCGGCCCTCGGTATTTTTCTTCCCCTGATTACCGTCAACTGTGCAATTCTCGGTGTCAGTCTTTTTATGGTAATCAGAGAGTACTCTTTTATCGAAAGCTTCACCTTTGGTTTGGGCAGTGGAATCGGCTGGTTTCTGGCGATTCTCGCCATGGCCGGCATCAGGCAGAAACTCAAAAAGGCACGAGTTCCGAAGGGGCTTGAGGGCCCCGGTATTACCCTGATCATCACCGGTATGATGGCAATGGCCTTTATGGGCTTCAGCGGTATGATCAATATCGGCTAA
- a CDS encoding NADH:ubiquinone reductase (Na(+)-transporting) subunit F, with amino-acid sequence MLPALITSVGAITGISAFLAVLMVIADATIANYGEVKITINDEKEFVVKGGKPLLGTLMEQEIFIPSACGGRGSCGLCKVKVEKGAGQYLPTELPWISEEEKAENIRLSCQLKVKEDMSIRIPDELFSVKEFQATVAKIRDLTHDIKEVTFDLNEPSEISIRAGQFVQLRVPEYELTDEPVYRAYSAASVPSDKRHVELEIRYVPNGICTTFVHKYLKEGDPVVFNGPYGEFFLRDTEREIICIAGGSGMAPIKSILLDMAEKGSNRRTRYFFGARSKRDLFLLDEMKELEERLPNFRFIPALSAPEPEDNWDGETGLITDVVAKHMESGDNTEAYLCGSPGMIDACVKVLTDKGVPEALIYYDKFG; translated from the coding sequence ATGTTACCCGCACTGATTACCAGCGTCGGAGCAATTACCGGAATTTCCGCATTTTTGGCTGTTCTGATGGTGATTGCCGATGCAACAATAGCCAACTATGGTGAGGTAAAAATCACCATAAACGATGAGAAGGAGTTTGTCGTAAAGGGAGGAAAACCCCTCCTCGGTACCCTCATGGAGCAGGAAATTTTTATTCCGTCGGCCTGTGGAGGGCGTGGTTCCTGCGGTCTTTGTAAGGTGAAGGTGGAAAAGGGCGCAGGCCAATACCTGCCCACGGAGCTGCCCTGGATCAGCGAGGAAGAAAAGGCCGAGAATATCCGCCTTTCTTGCCAGCTTAAAGTCAAAGAAGATATGTCGATCCGGATTCCCGACGAACTTTTCAGCGTCAAGGAGTTCCAGGCAACGGTGGCGAAGATCCGTGACCTGACCCACGACATCAAAGAAGTGACCTTTGACCTTAACGAGCCTTCGGAGATTTCCATCAGGGCCGGACAGTTCGTTCAGCTTCGGGTCCCCGAATATGAGCTTACCGACGAGCCTGTCTACCGGGCCTATTCGGCGGCATCGGTACCCAGCGACAAGCGCCATGTAGAGCTTGAAATACGCTATGTGCCAAACGGTATCTGTACCACCTTTGTCCACAAGTATCTGAAGGAGGGAGATCCCGTGGTCTTCAACGGCCCCTATGGGGAGTTCTTCCTTCGCGACACCGAACGGGAGATCATTTGTATAGCCGGCGGGAGCGGTATGGCGCCGATCAAGTCGATCCTACTCGATATGGCTGAGAAAGGGAGCAATCGAAGGACCCGCTACTTCTTTGGGGCACGCTCCAAGCGCGATCTGTTTCTGCTCGATGAGATGAAGGAACTGGAAGAGCGACTGCCGAATTTTCGTTTTATTCCCGCCCTCAGTGCCCCCGAACCGGAGGACAACTGGGATGGAGAGACCGGGCTCATTACCGATGTGGTGGCCAAACACATGGAGAGCGGCGATAACACCGAAGCCTACCTTTGCGGAAGCCCCGGTATGATCGACGCATGCGTGAAGGTTCTTACCGACAAAGGGGTGCCGGAAGCGTTGATCTACTACGATAAGTTCGGTTGA
- a CDS encoding helix-turn-helix transcriptional regulator: MGKSERLMQLELLLLSHPEGMRRAEIARRLGVHRSTVGRYVDELKKKVDLWEDEYVVGISNDEPMNMMKLSVYESLAFHLSAELLANHTEYHNPHMSSALRKLAENLRRNAPSMSASIDSMAEAIETGSKLQNPDYIKVLETMTDSWVSGKIVRIKHLNEKTGKEEETEFAPYFIGFYDQNGARRPISVTGRLRHTAAIQTIDIRKIHSAEILDETYTIPDNLKPFGKNEFNSPIESEDLIPLKLRIRERSVLNVFHNLYVNRLKVHDPESDGWIICDIEAENSIELFLKLVQCGPSVEILEPSSYRQKFIREIQKIASVYHLSGTSSV; this comes from the coding sequence ATGGGAAAGAGTGAACGTTTGATGCAGCTTGAGCTGCTGCTGCTCAGCCATCCCGAGGGGATGCGCAGAGCTGAAATTGCCCGAAGGTTGGGAGTCCATCGTTCCACCGTCGGACGTTATGTGGATGAATTGAAGAAGAAAGTCGACCTCTGGGAAGACGAGTATGTTGTCGGTATTTCCAACGACGAGCCCATGAACATGATGAAGCTTTCGGTCTATGAAAGCCTTGCCTTCCACCTGTCGGCAGAACTGCTTGCAAACCATACGGAATATCACAACCCCCATATGTCGAGTGCCCTCCGGAAGCTCGCAGAAAACCTCCGCCGCAACGCTCCTTCCATGAGTGCCAGTATCGATTCAATGGCAGAGGCAATTGAGACCGGCTCAAAATTGCAGAATCCCGATTATATTAAGGTCCTGGAGACCATGACCGATTCCTGGGTGTCCGGAAAGATCGTTCGCATCAAACATCTAAACGAGAAAACAGGGAAAGAAGAAGAGACAGAGTTTGCTCCCTACTTTATTGGATTTTACGATCAGAACGGTGCGCGAAGGCCCATCAGTGTGACGGGGCGTCTTCGCCATACCGCCGCCATTCAAACCATCGATATTCGGAAAATTCACAGCGCAGAAATTCTTGATGAGACCTATACCATTCCTGACAACCTAAAGCCTTTCGGCAAAAATGAGTTCAACTCTCCTATCGAATCCGAAGATCTCATTCCATTAAAGCTGAGAATTCGTGAGCGGTCGGTGCTGAATGTCTTCCATAATCTCTACGTTAATCGTTTAAAAGTACACGATCCGGAGTCGGACGGATGGATTATCTGCGACATCGAAGCCGAAAATTCCATCGAGCTTTTTCTCAAGCTTGTGCAGTGCGGCCCTTCGGTGGAAATTTTGGAACCCAGCTCGTATCGCCAGAAGTTTATCCGGGAAATTCAAAAGATAGCTTCTGTGTATCACCTGTCCGGAACTTCTTCTGTTTAA
- a CDS encoding TIGR02757 family protein — MEIELKAFLEDIYRRYHRRALIEPDPLQTVYYFSSDADRELFGLIAAAFSVGRVGSILRALEEVRCRLANPVSPAASLLHSTAEDVTRDFSGMRYRFFSGDSIALLMIALSNLLKTYGSLQAAFMCNDDAGPDIHGRLAGFVRMLYDSARGYDTGARRILPNPDAGSACKRLHLFLRWMIRKDEIDPGCWSDHFSPAKLLVPLDTHMLQVSRRLGLTMRKDGSLRTAREITGAFREFAYSDPVRYDFSLTRIGIRGELVQWPVLTA, encoded by the coding sequence GTGGAAATCGAGCTCAAAGCGTTTCTTGAAGATATCTATCGCCGGTATCACCGGCGGGCATTGATCGAGCCCGATCCCCTTCAAACGGTATACTATTTTTCGTCTGATGCGGATCGAGAACTGTTTGGCCTGATAGCGGCTGCATTTTCCGTCGGTAGGGTCGGTTCCATATTACGGGCACTTGAAGAGGTTCGTTGCCGACTGGCTAATCCCGTATCCCCCGCTGCTTCATTGCTGCATAGCACGGCGGAAGATGTAACAAGGGATTTTTCCGGCATGCGATACCGCTTTTTTTCAGGTGATTCGATTGCGTTGTTGATGATAGCTCTGTCGAATCTTCTGAAAACCTATGGATCGCTTCAAGCCGCTTTTATGTGCAACGATGATGCCGGCCCGGACATTCATGGCCGTCTCGCCGGGTTTGTACGCATGTTGTACGACTCCGCCAGGGGCTATGATACCGGAGCACGACGGATCTTACCGAATCCGGATGCGGGAAGTGCCTGCAAGCGGCTTCATCTTTTTCTTCGTTGGATGATCCGGAAGGATGAGATTGATCCGGGGTGCTGGAGTGATCATTTTTCTCCTGCAAAACTGCTTGTGCCGCTTGATACCCATATGCTGCAGGTTTCCCGCCGCCTGGGGCTGACGATGCGAAAGGACGGGAGTCTTAGGACCGCCCGGGAGATTACCGGAGCGTTCAGGGAGTTTGCGTATTCTGATCCTGTGCGTTATGATTTTAGTCTGACGAGAATCGGAATACGGGGAGAGCTAGTGCAATGGCCGGTCTTGACGGCTTAA
- the rbr gene encoding rubrerythrin — translation MKSLKGTETEKNLLKGFSGESQARNRYTYFAGKAKKEGYVQIADVFEETANQEKEHAKRLFKFLEGGELEITASFPAGVIGTTEENLAEAAGGENYEWTDMYPSFAAKAKEEGFNEIAAVFTAIAVAEKQHEKRYKELRENILKGRVFKRDKPVVWRCRNCGYIIEAVEAPKNCPACAHPQAHFELLGENW, via the coding sequence ATGAAGAGTCTGAAGGGCACTGAAACCGAAAAAAACTTATTGAAAGGCTTTTCTGGTGAAAGTCAGGCGAGAAATCGCTATACCTACTTTGCAGGAAAGGCAAAGAAAGAGGGATATGTTCAGATTGCCGATGTTTTCGAAGAGACGGCAAATCAGGAAAAAGAACATGCAAAACGGCTTTTCAAGTTTCTCGAAGGTGGTGAGCTGGAGATTACTGCGTCTTTTCCAGCCGGAGTAATCGGCACAACCGAAGAGAACCTTGCCGAAGCCGCTGGCGGAGAGAACTACGAATGGACCGATATGTATCCCTCTTTTGCGGCAAAAGCAAAGGAAGAGGGGTTCAATGAGATCGCTGCCGTCTTTACCGCCATCGCTGTTGCCGAGAAGCAGCATGAAAAACGGTATAAAGAGCTTCGCGAGAATATCCTGAAAGGCCGGGTATTCAAGCGTGATAAGCCTGTTGTCTGGCGCTGCCGCAACTGTGGTTACATCATTGAAGCGGTTGAAGCACCGAAGAATTGCCCTGCCTGTGCCCATCCCCAGGCCCACTTTGAGCTTTTAGGCGAAAACTGGTAA
- a CDS encoding desulfoferrodoxin — translation MATLYGIYKCEVCGNIVEVLHEGAGELVCCGQPMTFFEEKTADSTTEKHVPVIEKTANGYKVTVGSTLHPMEEKHYIEWIELIADGVSYRSFLKPGDKPEAEFCISASKVSAREYCNVHGLWKG, via the coding sequence ATGGCTACATTGTACGGGATTTACAAGTGCGAGGTGTGTGGGAATATCGTTGAGGTGCTCCATGAGGGAGCAGGTGAACTTGTCTGCTGTGGTCAGCCTATGACCTTTTTCGAAGAGAAAACAGCCGACAGCACCACCGAAAAGCATGTTCCCGTCATCGAGAAGACGGCAAATGGTTATAAGGTAACCGTCGGAAGCACTCTCCATCCCATGGAAGAAAAGCACTACATCGAGTGGATCGAACTTATTGCAGACGGTGTGTCCTATCGTTCCTTCCTCAAACCCGGAGATAAGCCGGAAGCCGAGTTCTGCATTTCCGCATCGAAGGTCAGTGCCCGGGAATACTGTAATGTCCACGGACTTTGGAAGGGTTGA
- a CDS encoding ferritin, which produces MQSALNKQIAEELGSAYLYQAMSADFAAKNRLGMAAWMQAQAGEEMEHARKIYQYILDRGGRIELMALAAPQQSWESPLAVFKASYKHEQHISACIHDLVKLARELDDTATEVFLAWFVTEQVEEEASVDEVVQKLNQLGDAPHALYMLDKELGARQA; this is translated from the coding sequence ATGCAATCTGCTTTAAACAAGCAGATTGCCGAAGAACTGGGCTCCGCCTATCTTTATCAGGCCATGAGTGCCGACTTCGCAGCAAAGAATCGCCTCGGTATGGCTGCCTGGATGCAGGCGCAGGCCGGGGAGGAGATGGAGCATGCCAGGAAAATCTATCAGTATATTCTCGACAGAGGCGGACGGATCGAATTGATGGCCCTTGCCGCCCCACAGCAATCCTGGGAGAGCCCCCTTGCGGTTTTTAAGGCTTCCTACAAGCATGAACAGCATATTAGCGCTTGTATCCATGATCTTGTAAAACTTGCCCGAGAACTCGACGACACGGCCACTGAAGTCTTTCTTGCCTGGTTCGTAACGGAGCAGGTCGAAGAAGAAGCCAGCGTCGATGAGGTCGTCCAGAAGCTGAATCAGCTCGGCGATGCACCTCATGCACTTTATATGCTTGACAAAGAGCTCGGCGCACGTCAGGCTTGA
- the rd gene encoding rubredoxin codes for MQKYVCDVCGYIYDPAEGDPDNGVDPGTPFEKLPEDWVCPLCGASKEDFSPAD; via the coding sequence ATGCAGAAGTACGTTTGTGATGTTTGCGGCTATATCTACGATCCGGCTGAGGGTGACCCTGATAACGGTGTAGATCCTGGAACGCCCTTTGAGAAGCTCCCGGAAGACTGGGTTTGCCCCCTTTGCGGTGCTTCGAAAGAGGACTTTTCTCCTGCCGACTGA
- a CDS encoding peptidoglycan DD-metalloendopeptidase family protein gives MRYPYMLYDEKVAVQPLVSGLHGAPYILDLSPAGDILADLQARDQQGLQRVLEQKMRGRYSWGLSPYLEERSTLLSDCPQMVEEGRFFHLGLDIILPLRTKLHAPLDARVEVSGVEEGEGNYGGFVLLRHESPLFETFFSLYGHLHHASLPQKGESVSAGEAFAEIGDFHENGNWFYHTHLQVITQKGYDAGYLSKGYCAASDLATIHHVVPSPLMLFILKSRQDG, from the coding sequence ATGCGTTATCCTTATATGCTCTATGACGAAAAGGTGGCCGTGCAGCCCCTGGTTTCAGGCCTGCACGGAGCACCCTATATTCTCGATCTTTCGCCGGCCGGAGATATACTTGCGGACCTGCAGGCCAGAGACCAACAGGGCCTGCAAAGGGTTCTGGAACAGAAGATGAGGGGGCGCTACAGCTGGGGGCTTTCACCCTACCTGGAGGAACGGAGCACGCTTCTTTCCGACTGCCCTCAAATGGTCGAAGAGGGAAGATTCTTTCATCTCGGGCTCGATATCATCCTCCCCCTGAGAACCAAGCTGCACGCACCGCTCGACGCAAGGGTCGAAGTATCCGGCGTTGAAGAGGGAGAGGGAAACTACGGGGGATTTGTGTTACTCAGGCACGAAAGCCCCCTATTCGAGACCTTCTTTTCCCTATACGGCCACCTGCATCACGCAAGCCTTCCTCAGAAAGGGGAAAGCGTCTCTGCAGGGGAAGCCTTTGCCGAAATCGGTGATTTTCATGAAAACGGTAATTGGTTCTACCACACACATCTTCAAGTTATCACCCAAAAGGGCTACGACGCGGGGTATCTTTCAAAGGGCTACTGTGCCGCATCCGACTTGGCAACAATCCATCATGTTGTCCCTTCCCCCCTTATGCTCTTTATTCTTAAAAGCCGACAAGATGGATGA